The Peribacillus sp. FSL E2-0218 genome contains a region encoding:
- a CDS encoding sugar ABC transporter permease: MKKTRRESSLWWMYLPSALIVCLFIIYPFLDGIRISFTNWNGFSQTYDYVGLDQYKRMFADPDTWLVVKNTLLFGIGSTILQNIVGLGYALLLNHNLKVRSFTRTIIYLPVIISPLIMGYIWYFFFAFQGGALNDIMMFFGKEPINALGNPAVNPYIIVFVNTFQFVGIAMIIYLAGLQSISKDYFEAADIDGATGWQKFKNITIPLLMPSITINIVLNIIGGLKLFDVIVALTNGGPGNASQSMSTFMYNLYFSRQDAGYAATQGILMALIILVISMAALFYFKRKEVEA; this comes from the coding sequence ATGAAAAAAACCCGGCGGGAATCTTCACTGTGGTGGATGTATCTGCCTAGTGCCCTGATTGTGTGTTTGTTTATTATCTATCCATTCTTGGACGGCATCAGGATCTCATTTACAAACTGGAACGGATTCTCACAGACGTATGACTATGTTGGGCTTGATCAATATAAGCGGATGTTTGCCGACCCTGATACATGGCTAGTGGTGAAAAATACATTGCTTTTTGGCATTGGCAGCACGATTTTACAAAACATCGTTGGACTAGGATACGCTCTATTGCTCAATCACAATTTAAAAGTGCGATCCTTTACGAGAACGATCATTTATTTGCCTGTTATTATCAGCCCACTTATTATGGGGTACATCTGGTATTTCTTCTTTGCATTCCAGGGCGGTGCGTTAAACGATATTATGATGTTTTTTGGCAAAGAGCCAATAAACGCACTCGGCAATCCAGCGGTCAATCCTTACATAATTGTATTCGTTAACACATTCCAGTTTGTTGGTATTGCGATGATTATTTATCTTGCTGGTTTGCAAAGCATTTCAAAAGATTACTTTGAAGCAGCGGATATTGATGGGGCGACTGGCTGGCAAAAGTTTAAAAACATTACCATTCCTCTATTAATGCCTTCAATCACGATTAATATCGTACTGAACATTATCGGCGGATTAAAACTGTTTGATGTAATCGTTGCATTGACGAACGGCGGTCCGGGAAATGCATCTCAGTCGATGTCGACATTTATGTATAACTTGTATTTTTCAAGACAGGATGCGGGTTACGCCGCAACGCAAGGGATATTAATGGCGCTGATTATTTTAGTCATCAGTATGGCTGCGCTTTTCTACTTTAAACGAAAAGAGGTTGAAGCTTAA
- a CDS encoding carbohydrate ABC transporter permease, protein MGQLSSRTKWLLTALALLITAFHLIPFYILITTSLKKTGDFTSKWSFPDYFDTENFALAWEHANLGNAFVNTAIITILSAVLLIFFGSMSAYALARRTTKLNKYMYFLFVGVMVIPPLTALVPLYRLVVDIGLMNTHLVAILNNVAAFMPLTIFLYAGFIRSTIPKELEEAAKLDGASTLGVFFKVVFPLLKPITATVLIISSVYIWNDYQFAIFFLQDSSVQTLTVALAGFFGQNASQLNLVAAAALMASLPMVIVFLFLQRFFVEGLAAGSVKG, encoded by the coding sequence ATGGGGCAACTTTCATCACGGACGAAATGGTTGCTGACCGCACTGGCGCTGTTAATCACTGCGTTTCACCTGATCCCATTTTATATTTTGATTACGACGTCCTTAAAAAAGACGGGCGATTTTACATCCAAATGGTCTTTTCCCGATTACTTTGACACAGAAAACTTCGCGCTCGCGTGGGAACATGCTAATCTGGGGAATGCATTTGTAAACACGGCAATCATTACAATCCTCTCTGCCGTGCTTCTCATCTTTTTCGGCTCCATGTCAGCATATGCACTGGCAAGAAGAACTACAAAGCTAAACAAATACATGTATTTTCTATTTGTCGGGGTTATGGTTATCCCCCCACTGACAGCACTTGTTCCATTGTACCGACTTGTTGTCGATATCGGGCTCATGAATACGCATTTGGTTGCGATTTTAAACAACGTCGCCGCCTTTATGCCATTGACGATTTTCTTATATGCAGGTTTTATCCGCTCAACCATTCCCAAAGAATTAGAAGAAGCCGCAAAACTAGACGGCGCCAGCACGCTAGGTGTATTTTTCAAAGTGGTATTTCCACTTTTGAAACCGATTACAGCAACAGTGTTGATCATTTCATCCGTATACATTTGGAACGACTACCAATTTGCGATTTTCTTCCTTCAAGATTCAAGTGTGCAGACATTGACCGTTGCACTTGCAGGCTTCTTTGGACAGAATGCCAGCCAGCTCAACCTCGTTGCTGCCGCCGCTTTAATGGCGTCGCTTCCTATGGTGATCGTATTCCTATTTCTGCAGAGGTTCTTCGTCGAAGGACTTGCGGCTGGAAGTGTAAAGGGATGA
- a CDS encoding MarR family transcriptional regulator, with protein MNKEEQFIIGFRELYNKMVWLNKDKMEEGLKGYKPSEVHCIEYIEKNIDSNVTKLAESFYMTRGAISRLTKKLIKKGLIESYQKSDNKKEIYFRLTEQGKEVYKIHEELHKEFQERDKGVFEQVTEEQFDSMLSFLEKYNSHLDAEIKKQDLGIKS; from the coding sequence ATGAACAAAGAGGAACAGTTCATAATCGGTTTCAGGGAATTATATAACAAGATGGTTTGGCTTAATAAAGATAAGATGGAAGAGGGCCTCAAGGGTTATAAGCCTTCAGAAGTACATTGCATCGAATATATTGAAAAGAATATAGATTCCAACGTGACAAAACTTGCGGAGTCCTTTTATATGACTCGCGGTGCCATAAGTAGGTTGACTAAGAAGCTCATAAAAAAAGGCCTTATCGAAAGCTACCAGAAGTCGGATAACAAGAAAGAAATTTATTTTAGGCTTACTGAGCAAGGGAAGGAAGTTTATAAAATCCATGAGGAGCTGCACAAAGAATTTCAAGAGCGGGATAAAGGTGTATTTGAACAGGTAACCGAGGAACAATTTGACAGTATGCTAAGCTTCTTGGAAAAGTATAACAGCCATTTGGATGCAGAAATAAAAAAACAGGATCTTGGTATTAAGTCTTGA
- a CDS encoding MFS transporter, whose translation MSKFRSHNERNTERTINKHALIFGLISVFLCGIGFSIIMPVVPFLVQPYTSNPGEQAIAVTLLTSVYAVCVFFAAPVLGALSDKYGRRPMLLVCLFGSAIGYIVFGLGGALWVLFAGRIIEGITGGSISTIFAYFADIIPPEQRTKYFGWVSAVVGMGTVIGPALGGFLAKFGYSVPMYFGAIITLLNVVYGILYMPESLDKNNRLKEIPFVRLNPFTQLVNVLSMKNLKRLLVSAFLLWIPNGSLQAIFSQFTMDTFSWKPALIGLMFSIMGFQDIISQGFIMPKLLKTCSDNQIAILGMVSEIIGYSFIALSALFSFYPLFIAGMFIFGFGDSVFGPSFNGMLSKSVDSSEQGRIQGASQSIQAFARMIGPLIGGQIYVTFGHAAPAFMGMILIAAAIAVLHKGT comes from the coding sequence ATGTCCAAATTCAGATCACACAATGAACGGAATACAGAACGAACCATCAATAAACACGCTTTGATATTCGGTCTTATCTCTGTGTTTCTTTGCGGGATAGGCTTCAGTATCATAATGCCTGTCGTTCCATTTTTAGTGCAGCCTTATACAAGCAATCCGGGAGAACAAGCTATAGCCGTAACGCTTCTGACCTCTGTATATGCCGTTTGCGTGTTTTTCGCGGCCCCCGTACTTGGAGCTTTGAGCGACAAATATGGCCGCCGTCCAATGCTATTGGTTTGCCTTTTTGGTTCCGCAATCGGGTATATAGTTTTCGGATTGGGCGGAGCTTTATGGGTGTTGTTTGCTGGGCGCATAATAGAAGGTATAACAGGCGGAAGCATAAGCACGATCTTCGCCTATTTTGCAGACATCATTCCTCCAGAACAGAGAACCAAATATTTTGGATGGGTAAGTGCGGTTGTTGGAATGGGCACCGTCATTGGCCCCGCTCTAGGCGGATTTCTTGCCAAGTTTGGTTATTCTGTACCCATGTATTTTGGAGCCATAATAACATTATTGAATGTTGTTTATGGAATCTTATATATGCCTGAGAGCCTTGACAAAAATAATAGACTGAAAGAGATTCCCTTTGTAAGGCTGAATCCTTTTACACAGCTGGTGAACGTACTTTCCATGAAAAACTTAAAAAGGCTGCTGGTCTCAGCGTTCTTGCTTTGGATCCCCAACGGATCTTTACAGGCAATTTTTTCACAATTTACCATGGACACTTTCAGTTGGAAGCCTGCACTAATCGGACTTATGTTTTCAATCATGGGCTTCCAGGACATCATTTCGCAAGGTTTCATAATGCCAAAGCTTTTGAAAACATGCAGTGATAATCAGATAGCCATCCTTGGAATGGTTTCGGAGATCATAGGCTACAGTTTTATTGCACTATCTGCATTATTTTCATTCTATCCTCTTTTTATTGCGGGGATGTTTATATTTGGGTTTGGTGATTCGGTCTTCGGTCCTTCATTCAATGGGATGCTCTCGAAGTCTGTCGATTCCAGTGAACAAGGAAGGATTCAAGGAGCCAGCCAATCTATTCAGGCTTTCGCAAGAATGATTGGGCCTCTCATTGGCGGTCAAATCTATGTAACATTTGGTCATGCTGCACCCGCTTTTATGGGGATGATCCTTATAGCAGCGGCAATAGCGGTTTTGCATAAGGGTACGTAG
- a CDS encoding histidine kinase N-terminal 7TM domain-containing protein, protein MNSQLTAFITVICTSGVLNLYLCLFVFFKRYNYTNIANFFVLYSASITIYCFASAFCLMATTLEQIKFWTIIEYIGMPFSPPLGLMFIMQYLGIKITRKMGVFLLTIPFISLIMVATNDLHHFHYRIFEIDPALGAPYIHQEIGIWYMIHGVFTFACMFVAFLLLLSHWKETAKIYRLQIFSLICGQFLPMLTAFIYLLGLTPPGFDPVPMVLWISSLLYLWSISSSRMFTLMPIAKDTIFNSINDGVIVLDESYRLIEFNKACKSMFPKLNESLFGMDFAKIWFKLTSGDSFPLKLGNNAFTCEIELAIDHSRHIYQVRTSSLHLGNIVGSLIIFTDITELKRLQMKLEHLAYHDELTQIYNRRAFFEKCEKVFPPAKEVSLPFTIILIDIDYFKRVNDTYGHNVGDQLLKHVVSACQLQLSEDILFARYGGEEFVLALKGTVSEGETLANQLRRFIETNPLSTADEMISVTISCGVSEATFGTGETLHQLLHKADEALYSAKRAGRNQVHVHNKKGSTIMERPS, encoded by the coding sequence GTGAATTCACAATTGACTGCTTTTATTACTGTAATCTGTACCTCAGGAGTACTTAATTTGTATTTATGCCTATTTGTTTTTTTCAAGCGATATAACTATACCAATATTGCTAATTTTTTTGTTCTTTACTCTGCTTCCATTACGATATATTGTTTCGCTTCTGCTTTTTGCTTAATGGCGACAACACTTGAACAAATAAAGTTCTGGACGATCATTGAATATATTGGCATGCCCTTTTCTCCACCTTTAGGTTTAATGTTTATCATGCAGTATCTAGGAATAAAAATCACAAGAAAAATGGGTGTTTTTCTTCTTACTATCCCTTTTATTAGTTTAATAATGGTTGCCACGAATGATTTACATCATTTTCATTATAGAATATTTGAAATTGACCCAGCTTTGGGAGCTCCATATATTCACCAAGAGATAGGAATATGGTATATGATTCATGGTGTTTTCACATTTGCTTGTATGTTTGTAGCTTTTTTACTATTACTCTCTCACTGGAAAGAGACGGCCAAGATTTATCGACTGCAAATATTCTCGTTAATTTGTGGCCAATTTCTCCCTATGCTAACAGCTTTTATATACTTACTTGGATTAACTCCCCCAGGATTCGATCCAGTACCAATGGTTTTATGGATTTCTTCGCTTTTATATTTATGGTCCATTAGCTCATCACGTATGTTTACTCTCATGCCCATCGCAAAAGATACGATTTTCAATAGTATCAATGATGGTGTTATTGTATTGGATGAATCCTATCGTTTAATTGAGTTTAACAAAGCGTGTAAAAGCATGTTTCCAAAATTGAATGAATCCTTGTTTGGTATGGATTTTGCTAAGATTTGGTTCAAACTAACATCAGGAGACTCATTTCCTTTAAAGTTAGGGAATAATGCGTTTACTTGTGAAATAGAATTAGCTATCGATCATTCCAGACATATTTATCAAGTTCGTACTTCTTCATTGCATCTTGGTAATATTGTAGGCTCATTGATTATTTTCACGGATATCACGGAGCTTAAAAGACTGCAGATGAAATTAGAGCATCTAGCTTATCATGATGAGCTTACACAAATTTATAATCGTCGGGCATTTTTTGAAAAATGCGAGAAAGTGTTTCCTCCAGCAAAAGAGGTTTCCCTGCCATTTACGATCATTTTAATTGATATAGATTATTTTAAAAGAGTGAATGATACTTATGGTCATAATGTTGGTGATCAATTACTAAAACATGTAGTAAGCGCTTGTCAATTGCAATTGAGTGAAGATATTCTCTTTGCTCGTTATGGCGGTGAAGAGTTCGTGCTTGCACTGAAGGGGACGGTATCAGAAGGCGAAACCTTAGCTAATCAGTTGCGTAGGTTTATAGAGACAAATCCTTTAAGTACTGCTGATGAGATGATTTCTGTTACAATAAGCTGCGGGGTTTCCGAGGCAACGTTCGGGACAGGGGAAACACTACATCAGCTTTTACATAAAGCAGATGAAGCTTTATACTCAGCAAAACGAGCTGGTCGTAATCAAGTACATGTCCATAATAAAAAAGGCTCCACAATTATGGAGAGACCCAGTTAG
- a CDS encoding cellulase family glycosylhydrolase has protein sequence MQQEEEDEPQLIANKSNGKMAFWDKQKRGANFMNSTSLPENYKAAKEFNIEFIRLAPDKWAKDRDFLFNDKPDVHPERDFLIGSANEYEGIVEEDFAELEADLDAAYERGSKVVLTVLSLPGNRWRQFNHYENDDRIWKDTKYHEQSASFWRDLAQRLKNHPAVVGYNLINEPHPETATGFGDFWTEDYREWYNNVEHTAADLNELYKTIVDSVRTVDKETPIILNSGLYATPWAFEYLKPIKDDKVLYAFHMYEPYEMTSQNKRKGFTYKYPGPVVVGERQTEKVFNKNALEEFLEPVTKWSKQNNIPANRIIVEEFGINRLVEGSDKYMADLISIFNQYGWHWAFYAFREDTWEGMDYQLGNQAPNWKYWEALENGEKPNREEIEVNNPIWNVLKKELKGN, from the coding sequence ATGCAACAGGAGGAAGAAGATGAACCACAATTAATTGCTAACAAATCAAATGGGAAAATGGCGTTTTGGGATAAACAGAAAAGAGGAGCGAATTTTATGAATTCCACATCTTTACCCGAAAACTACAAAGCGGCGAAGGAGTTCAATATAGAATTTATTCGCTTGGCTCCGGATAAATGGGCAAAGGATCGTGACTTCCTGTTCAATGACAAGCCTGATGTTCATCCTGAAAGAGATTTTCTGATAGGTAGTGCAAATGAATACGAAGGGATCGTTGAGGAGGATTTTGCAGAGTTGGAGGCAGATCTCGATGCTGCGTATGAACGGGGATCAAAAGTTGTCCTGACAGTGCTTAGTCTTCCGGGCAACCGTTGGAGGCAGTTCAATCATTATGAAAATGATGATCGTATTTGGAAAGATACTAAGTATCATGAACAATCTGCATCATTTTGGAGAGATCTTGCACAGAGATTGAAGAATCATCCGGCTGTGGTAGGCTATAACCTGATTAATGAACCACATCCCGAAACAGCTACAGGTTTCGGTGATTTTTGGACAGAGGATTATCGGGAGTGGTATAACAATGTAGAACATACAGCAGCCGATTTAAATGAATTGTATAAAACGATCGTCGATTCTGTTCGAACGGTGGATAAAGAAACACCCATAATCCTTAATTCGGGTCTGTATGCAACGCCATGGGCATTTGAATATTTAAAACCGATTAAGGACGATAAAGTTTTATATGCGTTCCATATGTATGAGCCATATGAAATGACCAGTCAAAATAAACGAAAAGGATTTACCTATAAATATCCTGGGCCGGTAGTAGTGGGAGAAAGGCAAACGGAGAAAGTGTTTAACAAAAATGCATTAGAGGAATTTTTGGAACCTGTAACGAAATGGTCAAAACAAAACAACATACCAGCAAATCGAATTATCGTCGAAGAATTTGGCATAAATCGATTAGTGGAAGGCTCAGATAAATATATGGCTGACCTCATTTCAATTTTCAACCAATATGGATGGCATTGGGCCTTTTATGCATTCCGTGAAGATACGTGGGAAGGGATGGATTATCAACTCGGGAATCAGGCGCCAAATTGGAAATACTGGGAGGCGCTGGAGAATGGAGAAAAGCCAAACCGAGAAGAAATAGAAGTAAATAATCCGATTTGGAATGTGTTGAAAAAGGAATTAAAGGGAAATTAA
- a CDS encoding response regulator transcription factor — MNILIADDEKRLTDILKTYFEKEGFNVYVAYDGDEALSLFFSHKIDLVVLDWMMPKLNGMEVCSEIKKVSLVKVVMLTARSSNDDEFRALDIGADEYIRKPFDPRILIIRVKKMLGLEKTVRIRDLKMDYLKMKVYKNGKEVKLSKKEFELLTFLYKNKGQILARDTLLSMVWGMSYIGEERTVDTHINRLRDKIGADNILTHRGLGYSFHDKEQ, encoded by the coding sequence ATGAATATTTTGATAGCTGATGATGAAAAACGATTGACAGACATATTGAAGACTTATTTTGAGAAGGAAGGATTCAATGTGTATGTTGCATACGATGGCGATGAGGCTCTGAGCCTCTTCTTTTCCCATAAAATCGATTTGGTTGTACTCGATTGGATGATGCCAAAATTAAACGGCATGGAAGTCTGTTCTGAAATAAAGAAAGTGAGCTTGGTGAAAGTGGTGATGCTTACAGCAAGATCATCCAATGATGATGAATTCCGTGCTCTGGATATTGGTGCCGATGAGTATATACGTAAACCATTTGACCCGCGAATTTTGATCATTAGAGTCAAAAAAATGCTTGGTTTGGAAAAAACAGTCAGAATCAGGGATTTAAAAATGGATTACCTGAAAATGAAAGTATACAAAAATGGTAAAGAGGTCAAGCTCTCCAAAAAAGAGTTTGAGTTGCTGACATTTTTGTATAAAAATAAAGGTCAGATTTTGGCTCGTGATACGTTGTTATCAATGGTATGGGGGATGAGCTATATCGGCGAAGAAAGAACAGTCGACACTCACATCAATAGATTGCGCGACAAGATTGGTGCCGATAATATCCTCACGCATAGGGGATTGGGGTATAGCTTTCATGATAAAGAGCAATAA
- a CDS encoding HAMP domain-containing sensor histidine kinase, whose translation MIKSNKISIKLLSMVSIIMVIVFGASYLLNNYFLSDYYLYKMKQKLTSTYDEINEMSISEIREMKSSIENINNVTIVVIENKGNIDDLNERMQFSLYKEKIPLNKFWMSEDTLKKVSEGIPVKQLYNQGKIKSSLLTLLYEQEGHLVLIGAVIVHNSDAMKIINQLYFYSIAFGTIITLLLVAYYSKKIITPLEKLKSVAKDIANLDFKQVHIKSGDEIEDLSHIINDMSCRLKNAHLQLEQKNQNLNSLVSNISHEVKTPLSLIQAYTVGIKDGLDDGTYTNVILEQVKNTSDMVDHLILLAKVQALDISTETFDLRAFLQQLIVHYKILLSNKGMEVREDLASAGNCMVKADKSQMDIVFKNLIANAIKYGEEAFIFITLNNEPDGSLKFEIINKTTIVKKEHLQNIWNSFYVIEESRNKEISGTGLGLAIVANILAKNDVRYEATLKGENIHFTIWFETQ comes from the coding sequence ATGATAAAGAGCAATAAAATAAGCATTAAGCTATTATCGATGGTCAGCATCATAATGGTTATCGTTTTCGGTGCTTCCTATTTATTGAACAACTATTTTCTATCTGATTATTATTTGTATAAGATGAAACAAAAACTTACATCAACTTATGATGAAATAAATGAAATGAGTATCAGTGAAATAAGGGAAATGAAAAGTTCCATTGAAAATATTAACAATGTCACGATTGTCGTCATCGAAAACAAAGGGAATATCGATGATTTGAATGAGCGGATGCAATTTAGTCTATATAAAGAGAAAATTCCATTGAACAAGTTTTGGATGTCCGAGGATACATTAAAAAAAGTAAGCGAGGGCATTCCAGTCAAACAGCTTTATAACCAAGGGAAAATTAAATCCAGCTTGCTTACACTATTATATGAGCAGGAGGGACATCTGGTTTTAATCGGGGCAGTTATCGTCCATAACTCCGATGCCATGAAAATTATCAATCAATTGTATTTTTACTCCATCGCTTTCGGGACCATCATTACGTTATTGTTGGTTGCCTATTATTCCAAAAAAATCATTACTCCATTGGAAAAGCTGAAAAGCGTGGCGAAAGATATTGCCAATTTGGACTTTAAACAAGTACATATAAAGTCAGGTGATGAAATTGAAGATCTATCTCACATTATCAATGATATGAGCTGTCGCTTGAAAAATGCCCATCTGCAATTGGAACAGAAAAATCAAAATTTGAATTCCTTGGTATCTAACATATCCCATGAGGTGAAGACACCTTTATCATTAATACAAGCCTATACAGTTGGTATAAAGGATGGCTTAGATGATGGTACATATACGAATGTCATTCTAGAGCAGGTGAAGAATACTTCTGATATGGTGGACCACTTAATTCTGCTTGCTAAAGTGCAGGCACTGGATATCAGCACGGAAACGTTTGATTTAAGAGCGTTTCTTCAACAGTTAATTGTTCACTATAAAATCTTATTGAGTAATAAAGGCATGGAAGTGCGCGAGGACTTGGCTTCAGCCGGGAATTGCATGGTGAAAGCAGATAAAAGCCAAATGGATATCGTCTTCAAAAACCTCATTGCCAATGCGATTAAATATGGGGAAGAGGCTTTTATTTTCATAACTTTGAACAATGAACCCGACGGCAGTTTGAAATTCGAAATAATAAATAAAACAACGATAGTTAAAAAAGAACATTTACAAAATATATGGAATTCTTTTTATGTTATAGAAGAATCGAGAAATAAAGAAATTTCCGGAACGGGTTTAGGCCTGGCAATAGTGGCCAATATATTGGCAAAAAATGATGTAAGATACGAAGCAACTTTAAAAGGAGAGAACATTCACTTTACGATCTGGTTTGAAACACAGTGA
- a CDS encoding glucosaminidase domain-containing protein, whose product MRRARVGKIIIFTLILIAALKVTKHFDINSVSTEKMMEIQKVVDETSVGKIQVDWKEVAAIASVEYGIDAMSTAELEKTTNLFMEKRKNQYRLKEMDEVYEALGYDAKQKKEVKAYLKHLDAVIDFSMKKEDSVQMNFISSLKEGAIENYKEYGILPSITIAQAILESGWGKSDLSVKYNNIFGIKSYNWDGESANIRTSEFLDEEIQADFRVYDTISDSLKDHSVFLTENPRYEKHGLFSSKTYIEQATALQKAGYSTKENEAGKKIYSELLIELIRQYQLQVMDSEAHLKYG is encoded by the coding sequence GTGAGAAGAGCGAGAGTAGGGAAAATTATTATTTTTACTTTAATATTGATAGCAGCTCTGAAAGTAACAAAACATTTTGACATAAACTCGGTTTCTACAGAAAAAATGATGGAAATTCAAAAAGTGGTAGATGAAACAAGTGTCGGGAAAATACAAGTGGATTGGAAAGAGGTAGCTGCCATTGCAAGTGTGGAATATGGAATAGACGCAATGTCAACGGCCGAATTAGAAAAGACGACAAACCTATTCATGGAGAAGAGGAAGAACCAATACCGATTGAAGGAAATGGATGAAGTGTATGAAGCACTGGGTTATGATGCAAAACAAAAAAAGGAAGTTAAAGCTTATTTGAAGCATTTAGATGCTGTGATTGATTTTTCAATGAAAAAAGAAGATAGCGTGCAAATGAATTTCATTTCAAGCTTAAAGGAGGGAGCCATAGAAAATTATAAAGAGTATGGCATTTTGCCTTCTATTACAATTGCACAAGCTATTTTAGAATCAGGTTGGGGAAAATCGGATTTGTCAGTGAAGTATAACAATATCTTCGGGATAAAAAGTTATAACTGGGATGGAGAGTCGGCCAATATTAGGACGAGCGAATTTCTTGATGAGGAAATTCAAGCGGATTTTAGAGTGTATGATACGATTTCCGATTCACTCAAGGATCATTCAGTCTTTTTAACAGAAAATCCCCGATATGAAAAGCATGGTTTATTTTCTTCTAAAACGTATATCGAGCAGGCAACAGCTCTTCAGAAAGCGGGGTATAGTACAAAAGAAAATGAAGCCGGAAAGAAAATATATAGTGAGTTATTAATAGAATTGATTAGGCAGTATCAATTACAAGTGATGGATAGTGAAGCGCATCTTAAATATGGTTAA
- a CDS encoding AraC family transcriptional regulator gives MKKSALKENSAHGTASFPLHIYSKVRERDYHVGYHWHEELEFIFVEEGVIEVTVNSDMVEVVKGQFIFINSGDLHQITSTGPSIHHAIVFHPQILNFDYPDTSQNSIITPITKGYLRFPSSTQIDGPLTKYIVDKLITIIKTNHIAMELSALSIKIMLLEIILALFERKLFWELQTNVKEKQENIKKVITYIQDHYDKKILLEDLASLLNMNKNYFSKYFHQAIGKTPITYINEYRCEKAAELLKSSDLKVLDISFMVGFENFSYFIRRFKEHKRYSPIQYRKKFNMRGISN, from the coding sequence ATGAAAAAGTCAGCTTTAAAAGAAAACTCCGCTCATGGTACTGCATCATTTCCCTTGCATATATACAGTAAGGTCAGAGAACGGGATTATCATGTAGGCTATCATTGGCATGAGGAATTGGAATTTATCTTTGTTGAGGAAGGTGTTATTGAAGTTACGGTAAATTCGGATATGGTAGAGGTTGTGAAGGGACAGTTTATTTTCATTAATTCCGGTGACTTGCACCAAATTACGTCAACCGGTCCCTCGATTCATCATGCTATCGTATTTCATCCGCAAATATTGAATTTTGACTATCCGGATACCAGCCAAAATTCCATTATCACACCTATAACTAAGGGGTATTTACGGTTCCCTTCTTCCACTCAAATTGACGGGCCGTTAACGAAATATATCGTTGATAAGTTAATAACCATTATTAAAACTAATCACATTGCAATGGAATTATCTGCATTAAGTATTAAAATCATGTTACTGGAAATTATTTTAGCGCTTTTTGAGCGAAAGCTTTTTTGGGAATTACAAACAAACGTAAAAGAAAAACAGGAAAACATAAAAAAAGTAATCACCTATATCCAGGATCATTACGATAAAAAAATATTGCTTGAAGACTTAGCCTCACTATTAAATATGAATAAAAATTATTTTTCAAAATATTTTCATCAGGCAATCGGTAAAACGCCCATAACGTATATAAATGAATATCGATGTGAAAAAGCGGCCGAGTTGCTAAAAAGCAGTGATTTAAAAGTCTTGGATATTTCTTTTATGGTCGGTTTTGAGAATTTCAGTTATTTCATTAGGAGATTTAAAGAGCATAAGCGTTATTCCCCCATTCAATACAGAAAGAAATTTAATATGAGGGGTATTTCAAATTAG